The proteins below are encoded in one region of Colletotrichum lupini chromosome 5, complete sequence:
- a CDS encoding SNARE domain-containing protein encodes MSYQQYNQNPYAQGPQAEGGYGYDNQQPQYGQGQYEMQPYGEAGQYAGQSAPRTLSQQDFLARVQQLRTEINGLTSDIEGIAQLHQRSLGSPDGSTSAQLEQAVSATQIRNTGVKEGIKALERDLSKTQDGSRATKTAQLNSLKNTFKSELEKYQQIERDYQKRYRDQIARQYRIVNPEATEDEVEQATQMDWGDEGVFQTALKSNRTGHANTILGNVRARHSELQRIEQTMMELGQLFQELATLVEQQEPVVQAAEQNAEQTVENIQKGNEEVKVATDHARRRKKLKWWCLLVVVLIILAIALGVGLGVALTKKN; translated from the exons ATGTCGTACCAACAGTATAACCAAAATCCCTACGCCCAAGGCCCCCAGGCCGAGGGCGGATACGGCTATGACAACCAACAG CCTCAATATGGCCAAGGCCAGTACGAGATGCAGCCGTACGGAGAGGCGGGCCAGTATGCCGGGCAATCCGCGCCTCGTACTCTGAGCCAGCAAGATTTCCTCGCCCGGGTCCAACAACTGCGCACAGAAATCAACGGCCTGACTTCCGATATTGAGGGCATTGCCCAGCTTCACCAGCGCTCTCTCGGTTCCCCCGACGGCAGCACCAGCGCCCAGCTTGAGCAGGCTGTCTCCGCGACGCAAATCCGCAACACCGGCGTCAAGGAGGGCATCAAGGCCCTCGAGAGGGATCTATCCAAGACACAGGACGGATCGCGCGCAACCAAGACCGCACAGCTCAACTCTTTGAAGAACACTTTCAAGTCGGAACTCGAAAAATACCAGCAGATCGAGCGCGATTACCAGAAACGGTACCGCGACCAAATTGCCCGCCAGTACCGCATCGTCAACCCGGAAGCGACGGAAGATGAAGTCGAGCAAGCGACACAGATGGACTGGGGTGACGAAGGTGTTTTCCAAACAGCG CTCAAATCCAATCGGACAGGCCACGCCAACACTATTCTGGGCAACGTCAGAGCCCGCCACAGCGAGTTGCAGCGCATTGAGCAGACTATGATGGAGCTCGGCCAACTCTTCCAGGAATTGGCCACTTTGGTCGAGCAGCAGGAGCCCGTCGTCCAAGCCGCCGAGCAGAACGCAGAACAGACTGTCGAAAACATCCAAAAGGGCAACGAAGAAGTCAAGGTTGCGACGGACCACGCGCGCAGACGCAAGAAGCTCAAGTGGTGGTGCCTCCTCGTTGTCGTACTCATCATCCTTGCTATCGCGCTGGGTGTCGGTCTGGGCGTTGCTCTCACCAAGAAGAATTAA
- a CDS encoding brix domain-containing protein codes for MIRKQARQRRDYLYRKALILKEAETTEKRAQLRSALASGKPIDPEIAKNKALRKDYQYDESRPDRTVDEEMDLDDEYSQLSGISEPRLLVTTSRDPSSRLSAFSKEIRLLFPTSVRLNRGNLILPDIVQSSKSNGLTDIVLLHEHRGVPTAMTISHLPHGPTLSMSLHNVVLRADIPGSIRGSVSEAFPRLIFEGFKSRLGQRIVKILKHLFPPLDPPTTKAKVGSRVVTFVNNEDSIEVRHHVFVRTSYDSVELAEVGPRMTMRPFEIRGGTLENKDGDVEWHLTQYTRTGRKKEYLLRRRCRERSWGKYITISAQKIGSLRGRNAATTNRTCAGQATSMDVRRRESWQRHSWDYTKWKMKNDVELKISKPERRSFLAAYNGKMVECRKQRHPKLQEKTSQGRQKSIKMLLNNMYYIRLVAISVAGR; via the exons ATGATCCGGAAACAGGCCCGACAACGGCGCGACTACCTCTATCGCAAGGCGCTTATATTGAAAGAGGCGGAGACGACCGAGAAGCGCGCCCAGCTACGATCTGCTCTTGCTTCTGGCAAGCCCATCGACCCCGAAATCGCAAAGAACAAGGCGCTGCGGAAAGACTACCAATATGACGAGTCGCGACCCGATCGAACAGTCGATGAGGAGATGGATCTCGACGACGAATACTCCCAGCTGTCGGGAATCTCGGAACCACGGCTTTTGGTTACA ACTTCAAGAGACCCGTCCTCAAGGCTTTCAGCCTTCTCCAAAGAGATCAGATTGCTCTTCCCTACATCCGTTCGGCTCAATCGTGGAAATTTGATTCTTCCGGACATTGTGCAGTCTAGCAAGTCCAACGGGCTCACAGACATTGTCCTCCTTCACGAACATCGCGGTGTACCGACTGCCATGAC CATTTCTCATCTTCCCCACGGCCCTACGCTATCCATGTCGCTCCACAACGTTGTACTCAGAGCAGATATACCCGGAAGTATCAGAGGATCCGTCTCAGAGGCTTTCCCACGGTTAATATTTGAGGGTTTTAAGAG CCGGCTTGGACAGCGGATCGTGAAGATCCTGAAACATCTTTTCCCTCCGCTCGATCCCCCGACCACCAAGGCTAAGGTAGGGTCAAGGGTAGTGACATTTGTGAACAATGAAGACTCCATTGAAGTCAGACA TCACGTTTTTGTCCGGACTTCGTACGATTCTGTCGAGCTCGCTGAGGTTGGACCTCGGATGACGATGCGCCCCTTCGAGATTCGCGGTGGAACCTTGGAAAACAAGGATGGCGATGTTGAGTGGCACCTTACACAGTACACTCGTACTGGTAGAAAGAAGGAGTACCT GCTTAGGCGTCGCTGCCGTGAGAGATCATGGGGCAAGTACATTACGATCAGCGCCCAGAAGATCGGCTCGTTGCGTGGGCGAAATGCCGCAACGACGAACAGGACTT GCGCCGGTCAAGCGACGTCGATGGACGTGAGACGAAGAGAGTCGTGGCAAAGGCACTCATGGGACTACACGAAGTGGAAGATGAAGAACGATGTTGAACTAAAGATATCCAAGCCAGAACGCCGTAGTTTCTTGGCGGCTTACAACGGCAAGATGGTGGAGTGCAGAAAACAGAGACATCCCAAGCTTCAGGAGAAGACAAGTCAAGGCAGGCAAAAAAGCATCAAAATGTTGTTGAATAATATGTATTACATCCGATTGGTTGCGATTAGTGTGGCCGGCCGTTGA
- a CDS encoding RNA helicase, translated as MHPTYLGQADREKKPYQVAGIHFQAPQGNSHVVISYIPPKHHPFAAALSGLGSFLGVWIHQRKGTQPLPTSLCPVGVPLRFPHESPNFTYRYDVTFPLPDPPRIPLPYDLSLLRLCDAEPFENHKEAEGDQQREVEIRNTANMESAFKNLGNHLVSDSAAAIKAGDDVLTGIDADESLLYGKFGGRDGRRRADDDDNQTELYDDDDVDSLTSMPVGAMKDLNIGRPKEEDRKLPPHACAYCGIHSPSSVVKCLGCNKWFCSARGNATSSHIVSHLVRARHKEVQLHPESTLGDTVLECYNCGTKNVFLLGFIPAKSDTVVVLLCRQPCAANTSSKDMSWDTSRWQPLIEERAFLTWLVATPSDAEQLRARHLTPPMIAKLEEMWKENATATVADLEKAASIDDDPHPVLLKYDDPYHYQNIFGPLVKMESDYDKKLKEAQSEDGLTVRWDYGLNNKHLVSFELHKIESGDVKLAVGDEMRLRYKGELRPAWEGVGYVIKIPNNQSDEVTLELRKAGNEKTVPTECTHNFSADYVWKATSYDRMQYAMKTFAVDDMSVSGYIFHKLLGHDVAVAPMKTTMPKKYSVPGLPDLNTSQIAAIKAVLSTPLSLIQGPPGTGKTVTSATIIYHLCKMNNGQVLVCAPSNVAVDQLCERIHRTGLKVVRLTAKSREDVESSVSFLALHEQVRMNDSNGELVKLAQLKTELGELSSQDEKKFKQLTKAAERDILHNADVVCCTCVGAGDPRLSKMKFRNVLIDESTQSAEPECMIPLVLGCKQVVLVGDHKQLGPVIMNKKAAKAGLNQSLFERLVNLRLVPIRLNIQYRMHPCLSEFPSNMFYDGSLQNGVTVKDRVRRDVDFPWPVVDMPMMFWSNLGNEEISASGTSYLNRTEASNVEKVVTRFFKAGVKPLDIGVITPYEGQRSYIVSTMQNTGTFKKESYKEVEVASVDAFQGREKDFIVLSCVRSNDNQGIGFLSDPRRLNVALTRAKYGLVIIGNPKVLSKHELWHHLLVHFKDRKCLVEGPLTNLQTSLLQFGKPKTAYRQKMSQPPQFNAGGGFPNGGGNRFNGAGSTRDFDSGSMMSYIPDDVSSIHSSLGGAGLNTTYPPIFSSFTPDQWPGLPGVPGSSRSGIKRGGRATESIAGESVANSEYTDASASVIGAKGVGQGGVSLGAGLQDAIHGMRPASYSHSDRLKHYVESGGRMGAGNGFGRRYDDDEKSVSTAFHSQIGGGFD; from the exons ATGCATCCAACGTACCTTGGACAGGCTGATCGAGAAAAAAAACCTTATCAGGTGGCAGGTATCCACTTTCAAGCACCCCAAGGTAACAGTCACGTGGTGATAAGCTACATCCCACCAAAACACCACCCTTTCGCCGCTGCTCTGTCGGGCCTGGGATCTTTCTTGGGTGTTTGGATTCACCAACGAAAAGGCACGCAACCACTCCCGACAAGTCTCTGCCCCGTTGGTGTACCTTTGAGGTTTCCGCACGAATCCCCCAACTTCACATACCGATATGATGTGACCTTCCCCCTCCCCGATCCACCTCGAATCCCCCTTCCGTACGACCTGAGCCTACTGAGGCTCTGCGACGCCGAACCATTCGAGAACCATAAAGAAGCTGAA GGAGATCAGCAGAGAGAAGTAGAAATCCGGAATACCGCGAATATGGAGAGCGCCTTCAAGAATCTCGGGAACCACCTAGTTTCCGACAGCGCCGCTGCGATCAAGGCAGGTGACGATGTCTTGACCGGTATCGATGCCGACGAGAGCCTTCTCTACGGCAAATTTGGCGGCCGCGACGGTCGCCGCCGtgccgacgatgacgacAACCAAACCGAGCTTTACGATGATGACGATGTGGACAGCCTGACTAGCATGCCTGTTGGGGCTATGAAGGATCTCAATATCGGAAGACCCAAGGAGGAAGATAGGAAGCTTCCCCCTCACGCTTGCGC GTATTGTGGAATTCATTCCCCGAGCTCCGTCGTCAAGTGCCTTGGCTGCAACAAGTGGTTCTGTAGTGCCCGCGGAAATGCTACCTCAAGCCACATTGTTTCCCATCTGGTCCGGGCGAGACACAAGGAAGTCCAGCTTCACCCGGAATCTACCCTGGGTGATACTGTACTCGAGTGCTACAACTGTGGAACCAAGAACGTCTTTCTCTTGGGCTTCATTCCTGCCAAGTCGGATACCGTTGTCGTGCTGCTTTGTCGTCAGCCTTGTGCTGCAAACACCTCTTCCAAGGATATGAGCTGGGACACCTCTCGATGGCAGCCCCTGATTGAGGAGAGAGCTTTCTTGACCTGGCTCGTCGCGACGCCCTCCGATGCCGAGCAACTCCGCGCCAGACACCTCACCCCGCCGATGATTGCCAAGCTGGAGGAGATGTGGAAGGAAAATGCGACTGCTACGGTTGCTGACCTTGAGAAGGCTGCTAGCATCGACGACGACCCTCATCCCGTCCTCCTCAAGTACGACGACCCTTATCACTACCAGAACATTTTTGGCCCGCTCGTCAAGATGGAATCCGACTACGACAAGAAGCTCAAGGAAGCCCAGTCTGAGGATGGACTCACGGTCCGCTGGGATTACGGTTTGAACAACAAGCACCTGGTCAGCTTTGAACTGCACAAGATAGAGTCGGGTGACGTCAAGCTGGCCGTTGGCGACGAAATGCGACTACGTTACAAGGGCGAGCTCCGCCCTGCCTGGGAGGGAGTTGGCTATGTCATCAAGATCCCCAACAATCAGTCTGACGAAGTCACCCTCGAGCTGCGTAAGGCCGGCAACGAGAAGACTGTCCCGACTGAATGCACCCACAACTTCTCAGCAGACTATGTCTGGAAGGCTACCTCGTATGATCGCATGCAGTATGCCATGAAGACTTTCGCCGTGGACGACATGAGTGTCTCGGGTTACATTTTCCACAAGCTCCTGGGTCACGACGTCGCTGTTGCGCCGATGAAGACGACTATGCCTAAGAAGTACAGCGTCCCCGGCCTTCCCGACCTCAATACCAGCCAGATCGCCGCCATTAAGGCTGTGCTGTCGACCCCGCTCAGCTTGATTCAGGGACCTCCGGGCACTGGCAAGACTGTCACTTCGGCGACCATCATCTACCATCTGTGCAAGATGAATAATGGACAAGTCCTCGTGTGCGCGCCCTCCAACGTCGCTGTCGACCAGCTCTGTGAGCGCATCCACCGCACTGGCCTCAAGGTCGTTCGTCTTACAGCCAAGTCCCGAGAGGATGTGGAGTCCTCCGTGAGCTTCCTTGCTCTTCATGAGCAGGTTCGTATGAATGACAGCAATGGTGAGCTTGTCAAGCTTGCGCAGCTGAAGACCGAGCTTGGCGAACTGTCCAGCCAGGACGAGAAGAAGTTCAAGCAGCTCACCAAGGCCGCCGAAAGAGACATTCTACACAACGCAGATGTCGTCTGCTGCACTTGTGTCGGTGCCGGTGATCCTCGTCTGTCAAAGATGAAGTTCCGTAATGTCCTCATCGACGAGTCGACTCAATCGGCTGAGCCCGAGTGTATGATTCCTCTCGTTCTCGGATGCAAGCAGGTTGTCCTCGTTGGTGACCACAAGCAATTGGGCCCTGTCATCATGAACAAGAAGGCTGCCAAGGCTGGTCTCAACCAGTCCTTGTTCGAGCGCCTCGTCAACTTGCGCTTGGTTCCCATTCGCCTCAACATCCAGTACCGCATGCACCCTTGCTTGTCCGAGTTCCCTTCCAACATGTTCTACGATGGATCTCTCCAGAACGGTGTTACGGTCAAGGATCGCGTTCGCCGCGATGTCGACTTCCCTTGGCCTGTTGTTGATATGCCGATGATGTTCTGGTCCAACCTTGGCAATGAGGAAATCTCGGCATCCGGAACGTCCTATCTCAACCGTACCGAAGCCTCCAACGTGGAGAAGGTTGTAACCCGCTTTTTCAAGGCCGGCGTAAAGCCTTTGGACATCGGTGTTATTACTCCGTACGAGGGTCAGCGAAGCTACATCGTTAGCACCATGCAGAACACTGGCACATTCAAGAAGGAGAGCTACAAGGAAGTCGAGGTTGCCTCCGTTGACGCCTTCCAGGGTCGTGAGAAGGACTTCATTGTTCTGTCCTGTGTACGTTCCAACGACAACCAGGGCATCGGTTTCCTTTCGGATCCCCGCCGTCTCAACGTCGCCTTGACTCGTGCCAAGTACGGTCTCGTCATTATTGGTAACCCCAAGGTCCTTTCTAAGCATGAGCTTTGGCACCACCTCCTTGTCCACTTCAAGGACCGCAAGTGCTTGGTTGAGGGGCCTTTGACCAATTTGCAGACCTCGCTCTTGCAGTTCGGAAAGCCCAAGACAGCATATCGCCAGAAGATGAGCCAGCCCCCTCAATTCAATGCCGGTGGCGGGTTCCCCAACGGCGGCGGCAACCGCTTCAACGGTGCTGGCTCCACTCGCGATTTTGACTCGGGATCTATGATGTCCTACATTCCCGACGACGTCTCCTCCATCCATAGCTCTCTGGGCGGTGCCGGCTTAAACACCACTTACCCTCCCATCTTCTCGAGCTTCACCCCTGATCAATGGCCTGGCCTCCCTGGAGTGCCCGGATCCAGCCGTTCCGGCATCAAGAGAGGAG